taaacatattgaagtggattACCACTTCGTTCGTGATTTAGTTCTCAACAACACTTTGAAGGTGCAATTTGTGAGGTCTCCCTATCAACTAGCAGATATATTTACCAAGGGTTTAACCTCCACTGTCTTCCACTTTCACAAATTCAAACTTCTTTGGCTACCACCCATCAGTTTGCAAGGGGATGATAACACACAGATAGAATACACATCAGCACAATCCCATTCATCATCCACAGCAGCATCCAGAGCAGCATAATGACACATGAATGCCACCTCACATTCTGATATTCTCCTCTCTTTATGAGATTCCTTTTTATTGTTACATTTTGTCTTCTTGCACAACTGTATAACAAACTCTGTAAAAGCATTCTATAAATATACACTACTGGTAACGAATCATCATGAGAGATTCATTACCATTTTCTCATCTCTCCCTTTTAATTGCTgaaataaatttcattttttctgtGAAGTATGATTCAAAGTTTATCCTTAATGAACTAATTACTAATGACCTGAACCATAATAAGCTGTTttagttggaacttggaactaacccaaaagagaaggaagaagaagaaagtgtaTCATATTAGAGCTCGGAAGTCAGAAGGTTAAGAACGTGGGTAAGGTGTCCTTTGATTCTCTGTATTAATTTTATCATCTCCATCTCCCTCACCATCGCCATTCAGTGCAGTGATTGTTAATGACAACATCCGGTCCTTGACGGCGACACTGGCTGCCAATACCTCCACCTTGTGCTCCTCAAACACCCTGAATACGCTCTCCATTGCTAAACCAGGCCGCTTCATCATTGCACGTATACCAAACAATGCGACATTGCCAGAAACATTCACTTCCATGGACGAATTCTGGTGGGTTCGTGGATAAATCAACTCTGCATCTGCCTTCCGATCCTGTAAACTCTTCAAGTCTCGCTCAAGCTGTCTTATGTAAGAGATTGTTTCATCCATAATCCTCTCTCTCGTAGCCTGCAATTTGTGAAATTTTAATTTCCAATAAACACAAACCCATTCcaaaaactaattaattaggAGTCCAAATTAAAAAGAGGAAtggatgagaagaaaaagaacccaGTATTAGTATGTATGTGAGTTTGTTGGAACCATTTTTGGATGGGTCCCACGGGACCATGCGCCATCTAGAGAGCCATTGTGATGAGCCACGTCGGCGGCCTCAAGTAAAGGGGGCTTGACTCCGTCAAAGGCAGTTGAGAGAATCACTCCCACAAGGGAGGTGCCCCCTGCTTCCAAGGGAGAAGGAAAGCAAGCCACGTTCACCCTAGCGGTGGGGCCCAGGAAGGGCGCAACAAGCTCTGCCACGTGGAGGTGGAAAGGTAGGGTTTGAAGCCAAGGGGGATCCGCCGCCACTATCTAAAAGGACCACTATAAAAGGGACGATGGCTGCTACAGAGAGGGACACACAAATCAAACTCCTTGGCATTATCTTTACTGTTTCCTTGCTTATCAGTTTTATTTTAGCTTTCTTAGTAGTTGGAGGAGTGTACTTGCCACCTCATCGAGCCAATCATTGGAGAAGTTCTGTTCTTGTGGATTTGGCTTGTTTGTAACTGGTCAG
The sequence above is a segment of the Telopea speciosissima isolate NSW1024214 ecotype Mountain lineage chromosome 7, Tspe_v1, whole genome shotgun sequence genome. Coding sequences within it:
- the LOC122669549 gene encoding uncharacterized protein LOC122669549, which translates into the protein MEEKGAPHEGVTMKSCSNADNPLTLASQGITINEKIDSSSSTRKRTRDEATVKMRVKEIQKDQKRTEKMRLHYSTLQSMVPHLFPKVTRERIMDETISYIRQLERDLKSLQDRKADAELIYPRTHQNSSMEVNVSGNVALFGIRAMMKRPGLAMESVFRVFEEHKVEVLAASVAVKDRMLSLTITALNGDGEGDGDDKINTENQRTPYPRS